Within the Gossypium raimondii isolate GPD5lz chromosome 12, ASM2569854v1, whole genome shotgun sequence genome, the region GGCTTCAAACCCTACTCTCATGTCTCCAACACTCTCCTTTTTCTCTATTCCAAGACCCATCATTTAGCTTCCGTTGAaagggtttttaatgaaattgaacacCCGGATGTTTATTCTTGGACTACCATGTTGTCTTCGTGTTCGAAATTGGGAGGAATTTCTTATGCTTGCGAGGTGTTTGATAAGATGCCTAAGAAAGAAGTGGCAGTATGGAATGTGATGGTTACCGGGTGTATGGAAAATTGGTATCAAGGCCATGGGTTTGACTTGTTTAAGCAAATGCATTTTTTGGGTTTGAAGCATGATAATTATAGCTTTGCTAGTGTATTGAGCACCTGttatattgaaaatttgggttttgggaGGCAAGTTCAAGCTTTGGTAGTTAAAACTGGGTTTTTGTTTCGAGCTTCTGTGCTTAATGCTGCAATTactatgtattttaattgtGAAGATGTTGAAAATGCGTGCCGGGTTTTGGAAGAAGTAGAGTGCTCTGTGTACGATGGGATTACTTTTAATGTGATGATAGATGGTTTACTGAACGTAGGAAGAGTTGAACAGGCGTTGTTAATGTTTAGGGAGATGTTAGAGGCTTGTTTGGGCCCCTCTGAACTGACTTTTGTCAGTTTAATGAGTTCGTGTTCATGTCGAAGAGTTGGGGATCAAGTATATGCACAAGCTGTGAAGTTGGGTTTTGAACAGTCTACCTCCGTGAGCAATGCGGCAATAACTATGTATTCTACTTGTGGGGACTTAAATGCTGCTCGATTAGTTTTTGAGAGATTGGAGCAGAAGGATATTGTGTCATGGAATACTCTGTTATCAACTTATGCCCAAAGAAGCTCTAGTAGCTCAGCGTTTGTTATCTACATGGAAATGCGAAGGTCAGGGATTGAACCGGATGAGTTTACTTTCGGAAGTTTATTGTCATGCTCAGAATTCATAGAAATGGGTGAGATGATTCATGCCCTTGTGTTTAAAAATGGACTCATTTCAAGAGTCCAGGTTTCCAACGCATTGGTTTCTTCATACTCTAAGCATGGGGAGATGAATCAAGCCTATCAATTATTTCAAATGTCTCCCAAGAACTTGATCTCCTGGAATACTATTATATCGGGGTTCTTTCTAAATGGGTTCCCAGCTCAGGGCTTAGAGCAATTAACCAAACTGTTGATATCAAACCTCAGGCCAAATTCATATACATTTTCCATTGCTATTAGTATTTGTGCCAGCATCTCATCCTTGAATAATGGGAAGCAACTTCATGCTTACATCCTCAGGCATGATTTTTCTTCAGAAACTTCTCTAGGCAATGCTCTAATCACAATGTATGCGAAATGTGGAACTTTAAATTGGTCTTTGAGAGTTTTTAACGAGATGATTGCAAAGGACTCAATCTCTTGGAATGCCCTCATTTCTGCTTTTGCGCAGCATGGAGAAGGTAAAGAAGCTGTAAATTGTTTCAAGGCAATGAAAGGTGTAGGTAGGGTTAAACCTGATCAAGCAACATTTACTGCTCTTCTTTCTGCTTGCAGCCATGCTGGTTTAGTTGATGATGCCACTTGGATATTAAATTCCATGGTGAATGAGTATGGCTTTGATCCTGGAGAAGATCATCTTTCATGTATGGTTGACCTTCTTGGTCGGGCTGGGTATCTTGATGAAGCTGAAAGAGTAATAGACAGCAAGCATATTGAACCCTGTTCTAATATCTGGTGGACCTTGTTCAGTGCTTGCGCA harbors:
- the LOC105763481 gene encoding pentatricopeptide repeat-containing protein At3g49740, with protein sequence MHSFLHLFPTTTRSLPCSTISHALSTQQLKPLLTTITEASLNQHHLIQLNSRLASLTRSTRYQDALCLFDEIHCLHHNVKPDHYTLSTALKACASLPNLEFGTKLHAYAIKSGFKPYSHVSNTLLFLYSKTHHLASVERVFNEIEHPDVYSWTTMLSSCSKLGGISYACEVFDKMPKKEVAVWNVMVTGCMENWYQGHGFDLFKQMHFLGLKHDNYSFASVLSTCYIENLGFGRQVQALVVKTGFLFRASVLNAAITMYFNCEDVENACRVLEEVECSVYDGITFNVMIDGLLNVGRVEQALLMFREMLEACLGPSELTFVSLMSSCSCRRVGDQVYAQAVKLGFEQSTSVSNAAITMYSTCGDLNAARLVFERLEQKDIVSWNTLLSTYAQRSSSSSAFVIYMEMRRSGIEPDEFTFGSLLSCSEFIEMGEMIHALVFKNGLISRVQVSNALVSSYSKHGEMNQAYQLFQMSPKNLISWNTIISGFFLNGFPAQGLEQLTKLLISNLRPNSYTFSIAISICASISSLNNGKQLHAYILRHDFSSETSLGNALITMYAKCGTLNWSLRVFNEMIAKDSISWNALISAFAQHGEGKEAVNCFKAMKGVGRVKPDQATFTALLSACSHAGLVDDATWILNSMVNEYGFDPGEDHLSCMVDLLGRAGYLDEAERVIDSKHIEPCSNIWWTLFSACAAHSNLRLARIIAKFLLETEQNNPSVYVLLSNTYAAAGQWEEAARVRESMKNVGVMKQPGSSWISI